A stretch of Bifidobacterium sp. ESL0704 DNA encodes these proteins:
- a CDS encoding carbohydrate ABC transporter permease, with translation MSMAQASGRVAARKEKKKESLAKKDWKVRQSKQHNKGVKVTLTGKQKVLNILLHLVMLIMVLYCVIPLIWLLLSATKTNEGLYNSPGLWFAKDNVFFQNIKDTFQFQDGIYPRWLFNTLFYAIVAGVGSSIFATFAGYAIATMKFPGRGALLWITLIFMSIPTTVITVPLFLMYSKIGFINNPWSVIVPQLSSPFGLYLMIIYCQSSIPISLVEAAKLDGANTWRIFWKIAFPLVSPGFVTVLLFALVGVWNNYFLPLIMLQDTRDYPLTVGLNVWMKMGGDATLHSVPNNLILTGSFIAIIPLIIAFLFLQKYWQSGLTAGSVKQ, from the coding sequence AAGCAGCACAACAAAGGCGTCAAGGTCACCTTGACCGGCAAGCAGAAGGTCTTGAACATCCTGCTTCATCTGGTCATGCTGATCATGGTGCTCTACTGCGTCATTCCGTTGATCTGGTTGCTGCTCTCCGCCACCAAGACCAATGAGGGGCTTTATAACTCGCCCGGCCTGTGGTTCGCCAAGGACAACGTGTTCTTCCAGAACATCAAGGATACCTTCCAGTTCCAGGACGGCATCTACCCGCGCTGGCTGTTCAACACGCTGTTCTACGCCATCGTCGCCGGTGTCGGCTCCTCCATCTTTGCGACCTTCGCCGGATACGCGATCGCCACGATGAAGTTCCCCGGCCGCGGGGCGTTGCTGTGGATCACCTTGATCTTCATGTCGATCCCGACCACCGTCATCACCGTCCCGCTCTTCCTGATGTATTCGAAGATAGGGTTCATCAACAACCCTTGGTCGGTTATCGTGCCGCAGCTTTCCAGTCCGTTCGGTCTCTATCTGATGATCATCTACTGTCAGAGCTCCATACCGATATCGTTGGTCGAGGCGGCGAAACTCGATGGGGCGAATACCTGGAGGATCTTCTGGAAGATCGCGTTCCCGCTGGTGTCTCCCGGATTCGTCACCGTGCTGCTCTTCGCGCTCGTCGGCGTCTGGAACAATTACTTCCTCCCGCTGATTATGTTGCAGGACACCAGGGATTACCCGCTGACGGTCGGCCTCAATGTCTGGATGAAGATGGGAGGCGACGCAACGTTGCATTCGGTGCCCAACAACCTGATTCTTACCGGGTCGTTCATAGCCATTATCCCGTTGATCATCGCGTTCCTCTTCCTGCAGAAATATTGGCAGTCTGGCCTCACCGCCGGTTCTGTCAAGCAATAA